Genomic window (Paenibacillus sp. PK3_47):
ACTCCGCGGTCCCGTAAAATCCTTTTCTCCTCATCGTCCAGCCAGACGCAGTGGGCCAGGATCAGACGCTCATTAGCAAGACCCAGATGATCCAGATAGACCACGTTGCGCATGCCGGTCATCGCCTGGACAATTTCAATCTCCCCCAGATTCTCCGACGCATGGGTATGAACCTTAACCCCGTAACGGGCAGAGAGGTCGCGGACCTCTTTTAACAGCGGTTCTGTACAGGAGATCACAAACCGCGGGGAAAAAGCATACTGGATCCGTCCGTCTCCGTAGCCGTTCCATTTCTCCAGCAGGTCCATGCTTTCCTGTAAAGATGCGTCGGTCTCCTCCTGAAGCGCTGCGGGAACATCATCGTTTTTCTGATCCATCATCACTTTACCCGACAATGCGCGGATACCGCTCTTCGCAATGGCCTGAAAAGCAAAATCCGTATGATGCACTGTCTCCATATCCACTATGGTCGTCGTACCGCTGGTGATCAGCTCTCCAATTCCGAGCATGGCGGAGTAATACAGCGAATCCTCGTCATGCGCCGCCTCCAGCGGCCAGATCCGCTTGCGCAGCCAGTCCATCAGCTCCAGATCATCGCCCTTGCCGCGGAACAGCGTCTGGCATAAATGAATATGGGTCTGCACAAACCCGGGGATTACCGTGCGGTTCGTTGCATCAATGACCCGCTCATCCCCCTGCGCCTGCAGGCCGCTGCCGATCTCTGCAATCATACTGCCCCTGATCCGGATATCCCCGTACAGAATTTCCTCCTGTTTGTTCATCGTAACAATCTCCGCGTTTTTGATCAGTATATTTGCCATCGCCGTTTCCCCCTTGATTGTAAGGTAAAACTTCTTTAGTGCCAGATAACACAAAAAGGCCACAAAATATGCCTCAGCATATTTTCGTAGCCGGAAATTTACGGTTCCCGGTAGAGACCCTTAAACCAATTATTAAGGATATACGAAAAAGTGGATTATGCAATTGCTGTTGAATAAACCCATAATATAGCACGGACAAGTTTTATGTCAATATACCTTACTTATAATTATAAAAAATCAACTTTTTAAACAATACGACCAACATAATGTTATGTATTTTAACCTATTATTCAGTAATTTAAGATTTTTTTCATAAAAAACATTGAATCACGCTCTATTTAGTGTTATGTTACTTAACAATAAATTCAAAGTGTGATCACACATCACAAATCATCTATGAAAGGAGCTCCTATGAAATCAGACCATATCCAGGTCACCTCCATTAATGATGAGGTCTATAACCGCTTAAAACATCAAATCACCCATGCGCAGATTGCACCCGGCGAGAAAATCTCGATCCGTCAAATCGCTGAAGCCTTCGGCGTAAGTACAATGCCCGTCCGGGAGGCGCTGCGCAAGCTTCAGGCGGAAGGCTTTGTCCATTTTGAAACGAGAAGTGTCATTGTGCGCAGTCTCTCCCAGCAGGAAGTCAAAGAGATTTTTGCCATACGCGAGCGTCTGGAATGCCTTGCTACCGAATGGGCGATTGGCCAGGTCAAACCCGAAGATATTGAAGCACTCCGGGAAACCCTTGATGCCATGGATGACAAAGAGGTCGGGCTGACGGACTGGCAGCGGATGAACAGGGAATTTCACCTGCAGCTGTATGAGTTGTCGGGGTCCCCGAAGCTGATTCAGCTGATCACGAACGTATGGGATATGGTAGAGCCCTATATGCATATCTACACTTCGTCCGTAAGTTCCCTGCAGACCGCACAGACCCAGCATCATGAAATGCTGAAGCTTGTGGAGCTGGGCGAACTGGAGGAGCTGCTGGACTGGATCCGCAGTCATTTGTCCTACACATGCGAGGTAATTCTCGAGGCACTGCCGGAGTCCTGACCCCCAAACTTTATAAGATTACGGCATAACAAATCAGAGATATTTTAAGGAGGGAACCTGTAATGAGCAGCACTTCTGCAGACAATCAGTTACTGGAAAGCGAATATGAGAGCACCCCGATTCCCGCTGATAAAAGAAAATCCCTGTTCAGCAACTCGATGGTCTGGGTAGGCTTCCCCATGATTATCACCAGCGCGGTTACAGGGGCAACCATTGTGCATGGACTGGGTTTCTCCAAGGGACTGACTGCCATCGTGCTCGGTAATCTGCTTCTCTTCTTATATGTCGGGCTGCTAAGTATGCTTGGCGCCAAATATGGCATTAACTTCTCCATGCTCGCCACGCGCACCTTTGGCAAAAAAGGCTATGCCGTCTCTTCCATACTGCTCTCAACGCTTGTTGTCGGCTGGTTCGCTGTCCAGACAGGTCTTACAGGCGTCAGCATGGAGAGCGCATTCGGCTCGAATCCTGTAACCATCGCACTCATTGCCGGAATTCTATACGTACTGCTTACGCTTGTAGGCATCCGTGCCCTTTCCTTTATCGGCATGATTTCCGCACCTCTCTTCTTCCTGATTGCGATTTATGCGGCTGTGGAGGCCGCAAGGGGCGGCGGCAGCGCCTGGGACTACCAGGGAACAGGAACAGGGCTGTCCATCGGCGCGGCTGTAACCCTTGTCTTTGCTCTTTTTGCCGACTCGGGCACCATGACCGCCGACTTCACTCGCTGGGCAAAGAACCAGAAGCATGCAGTCATCGCCACCTTCTCAGCGTTTCCGCTGGCTACGGCGTTCGCCATGATTATGGGCGGATTCATTGCTGCAGTATCCGGCGGCGGCGGCGACGTCTTTGGGGTTATCGCCGAAAAAGGCGGTATCTTTGGAATCATCGCCGTCCTCTTTCTCTTCGTTAATCTCGGCTCGGTCTGCAGCCATTGCTTGTATAACGCAGCGGTTGGCTGGTCGTACATTCTCGGCGGCCGGATGCGCATGCTTACGCTGATTCTGGGCGTAATCGGCACTGGAGTAGCCGCGCTTGGCGTGTGGGATTACTTCGTCAACTGGCTGAATCTGCTTGGCGTAATCGTTCCGCCAATCGGCGCCGTAATTATCATCGACCAGTTTCTGGTCAGAAGAAACCTGGAAGAATCCCGGGCGCTGCGGATCAAACCGTTCATAGCTTGGGCTATCGGCTCTACGGCCGCCCTGATTGTCCATTATGAATTCCCTTCCCTGTCTGTCGCAGTCGCCGGGATCATCGTGTCCGCAGCTGCTTATCTGGTCATCAGCCTTGGCGATATGAAAGCTGCCAATGA
Coding sequences:
- a CDS encoding 5'-deoxyadenosine deaminase, with amino-acid sequence MANILIKNAEIVTMNKQEEILYGDIRIRGSMIAEIGSGLQAQGDERVIDATNRTVIPGFVQTHIHLCQTLFRGKGDDLELMDWLRKRIWPLEAAHDEDSLYYSAMLGIGELITSGTTTIVDMETVHHTDFAFQAIAKSGIRALSGKVMMDQKNDDVPAALQEETDASLQESMDLLEKWNGYGDGRIQYAFSPRFVISCTEPLLKEVRDLSARYGVKVHTHASENLGEIEIVQAMTGMRNVVYLDHLGLANERLILAHCVWLDDEEKRILRDRGVHVSHCPGSNLKLASGIADTPGMLHEHVHLSLGADGAPCNNNLDMFNEMRLAAIIQKPLHGPTTMDARSVFRMATIGGAKAVGMEDKIGSIEVGKKADLAILNLYNFHTFPSYDVDPISRIVYSATRADVETTIVDGEILMDKGLLKTVDKEVVLHEANRSIKRLLARSPLG
- a CDS encoding GntR family transcriptional regulator, producing the protein MKSDHIQVTSINDEVYNRLKHQITHAQIAPGEKISIRQIAEAFGVSTMPVREALRKLQAEGFVHFETRSVIVRSLSQQEVKEIFAIRERLECLATEWAIGQVKPEDIEALRETLDAMDDKEVGLTDWQRMNREFHLQLYELSGSPKLIQLITNVWDMVEPYMHIYTSSVSSLQTAQTQHHEMLKLVELGELEELLDWIRSHLSYTCEVILEALPES
- a CDS encoding cytosine permease; translated protein: MSSTSADNQLLESEYESTPIPADKRKSLFSNSMVWVGFPMIITSAVTGATIVHGLGFSKGLTAIVLGNLLLFLYVGLLSMLGAKYGINFSMLATRTFGKKGYAVSSILLSTLVVGWFAVQTGLTGVSMESAFGSNPVTIALIAGILYVLLTLVGIRALSFIGMISAPLFFLIAIYAAVEAARGGGSAWDYQGTGTGLSIGAAVTLVFALFADSGTMTADFTRWAKNQKHAVIATFSAFPLATAFAMIMGGFIAAVSGGGGDVFGVIAEKGGIFGIIAVLFLFVNLGSVCSHCLYNAAVGWSYILGGRMRMLTLILGVIGTGVAALGVWDYFVNWLNLLGVIVPPIGAVIIIDQFLVRRNLEESRALRIKPFIAWAIGSTAALIVHYEFPSLSVAVAGIIVSAAAYLVISLGDMKAANEASTPARPVKTNA